The following are encoded together in the Juglans microcarpa x Juglans regia isolate MS1-56 chromosome 2D, Jm3101_v1.0, whole genome shotgun sequence genome:
- the LOC121248501 gene encoding fatty acid amide hydrolase-like: MGLLKEETVVYKPVEEVDLGPHSDQIYVRANVKAPRMAGLLVKIFAWFLESRIFGTLLMYILKKNNLIHKFITNAEIEEPPLFVPSHPFEDHLKDQQEVKCIDSDLSPPEQVQQAMDCLPRYSSENRTVKSDSFHRWTILDYSRAYRSREITPRMVAERFIEAVRESSSPPLQMSFFINYNVEDILKQATESTLRYERGQPISFLDGIPIAIKDEIDCSPYPTTGGTKWLHKVRSCTDDACCVKRLRSCGAILVGKTNMHELGAGTSGINPHYGATRNPYDISKISGGSSGGSAAVVASGLCPAALGVDGGGSVRMPAALCGVVGLKPTFGRIPHSGVFPLNWTVGMVGILAGTIEDAFIVYAAMSGRLPSDQPTSSVQPKVYFPLLNSTEPISDVKLAKYAEWFNDCSDDIRICCSQSLDKLKKHYGWKVVDVTIPEIESMRLAHYSTIASECSTSLSSHLEKLDPAESGWDIRVGLGVYGAFSSKEYIKAQQIRNRQMQFHMKIFAQADVIVSPTTGVTAYPIKDDAVETGELDYINGAALVRYSIAGNFLGLPAVTVPVGYDKFGLPIGMQFIGRPWSEPTLIHIASAMQALCMSEYRKPEVFHDLLNRD; the protein is encoded by the exons ATGGGGTTGCTCAAGGAGGAAACCGTCGTTTACAAGCCTGTGGAAGAGGTTGATCTTGGTCCTCACAGTGATCAAATCTATGTTCGAGCCAACGTCAAAG CTCCTAGAATGGCTGGTCTTCTGGTCAAGATCTTCGCCTGGTTTCTGGAGTCGAGGATCTTTGGGACATTGTTGATGTACATATTGAAGAAAAACAATCTAATTCACAAG TTCATAACAAATGCAGAGATAGAGGAGCCACCTCTCTTCGTTCCATCGCATCCTTTTGAAg ATCATCTAAAAGATCAACAGGAAGTCAAGTGCATAGATTCTGATTTGTCTCCTCCAGAACAAGTTCAGCAGGCAATGGATTGTTTGCCTCGTTATTCATCAGAAAATCGTACAGTTAAATCAGATTCTTTCCATCGCTGGACAATATTGGACTATTCAAGAGCCTATAGATCTAGAGAAATAACTCCTCGGATG GTCGCAGAGCGGTTTATAGAAGCTGTACGTGAATCTTCTAGTCCTCCATTGCAGATGTCATTCTTTATCAACTATAATGTTGAAGACATCCTAAAGCAAGCAACTGAATCAACACTTCGTTATGAACGAG GACAACCAATATCCTTTCTAGATGGGATCCCGATTGCTATCAAGGATGAAATAGATTGTTCTCCATATCCTACTACAG GAGGAACAAAGTGGCTACACAAAGTTCGATCTTGTACGGATGATGCATGCTGTGTTAAGCGCCTCAGATCGTGTGGTGCCATACTTGTTGGTAAAACTAATATGCATGAACTTGGGGCCGGAACAAGTGGGATAAATCCTCACTATGG GGCTACTAGAAATCCATATGATATCAGCAAGATCTCCGGAGGTTCTTCTGGCGGATCTGCTGCTGTAGTGGCTTCAGGATTGTGCCCTGCTGCCCTTGGTGTTGATGGGGGAG GATCTGTGCGAATGCCTGCAGCTCTCTGTGGTGTTGTTGGCTTGAAACCAACTTTTGGGCGCATACCTCATTCTGG tgtttTTCCTCTAAACTGGACAGTGGGGATGGTTGGAATCCTAGCAGGCACCATTGAGGACGCATTTATTGT ttatgcAGCTATGAGTGGACGACTTCCATCGGATCAACCCACAAGTTCTGTACAG CCAAAAGTGTATTTTCCATTGCTCAACTCAACTGAACCTATCTCTGATGTCAAATTGGCAAAGTATGCGGAG TGGTTTAATGATTGCAGTGACGATATAAGAATATGCTGTTCTCAATCACTTGACAAGCTTAAGAAGCACTATGGTTGGAAG GTTGTAGACGTGACTATCCCAGAAATAGAATCGATGCGCCTGGCACATTATTCTACAATTGCATCTGAGTGCAGCACTTCCCTTAGTTCTCATCTAGAAAAGCT GGATCCTGCAGAATCAGGATGGGATATAAGGGTAGGACTTGGCGTATATGGTGCTTTCAGCAGCAAGGAGTACATAAAGGCACAGCAAATTAG GAACCGCCAGATGCAGTTTCACATGAAGATATTTGCTCAGGCAGATGTCATTGTTTCACCAACAACAGG TGTAACTGCATACCCAATAAAGGATGATGCAGTAGAGACTGGTGAACTCGACTACATAAATGGAG CTGCACTAGTTCGGTATTCAATAGCAGGAAATTTTCTTGGACTGCCAGCTGTGACTGTTCCG GTGGGATATGACAAATTTGGTTTGCCAATTGGCATGCAGTTTATTGGGAGGCCATGGTCTGAACCAACATTAATTCACATAGCATCTGCCATGCAG GCCCTCTGCATGTCAGAATACAGAAAGCCAGAGGTCTTCCATGATCTTCTCAATAGGGATTAA
- the LOC121250052 gene encoding filament-like plant protein 3 isoform X1: MDRRSWLWRRKSSEKSPGETESSGSLSSHSERFSDEQAYPSQSTQSPEVTSKSANNDEEVNNSVKTLTEKLSAALLNISAKEELVKQHAKVAEEAVSGWENAENEVLSLKQQLEAAKKKNSALEDRACHLDGALKECVRQLRQAREEQEQKINEVVAKKTHEWESAKSELERQLVELQVQLQGAKAETTASVGSDLRPKLEAAEKENSALQLELLSRLEEIEIRIMERDLSTQAAETASKQHLESIKKVAKLEAECRRLKAMARKASLGNDHKSFSASNCVESFADSQSDCGERLLAVETDMCKISGLDPNECEPNRSDSWALTLVSEFDHLKNEKVLRRNLMVPSIEINLMDDFLEMERLVAMPDTESGSYCLETGLAVDQVNAGESHIKAELEAMIDRTAELEEKLEKLVAEKEEFKMALAECQKQFETSRGQLREAELKLVELQTQLALADKLKQATDQEVKATQTKRETAESQLRIVEAEVKFLLLKVSSSEEEVEKERALSAENVAKCQKLEDELLRIKREAEIYRDTELRLVKSNDGELKMKQEKELAVAASKFAECQKTIASLGQQLRSLATLEDFLTDSEKPLELTGEGTNGLKNGREPLKL; the protein is encoded by the exons ATGGACCGGCGGAGCTGGCTATGGCGAAGGAAGTCTTCAGAGAAGAGTCCCGGAGAGACCGAAAGCTCAGGATCGTTATCTTCTCATTCTGAAAGGTTCTCTGACGAGCAG GCATATCCATCTCAAAGTACCCAATCACCGGAAGTCACATCTAAATCTGCAAACAATGATGAAGAAGTTAACAATAGTGTGAAGACCTTAACGGAGAAATTATCTGCTGCTCTTCTAAACATTAGTGCCAAAGAAGAATTGGTAAAGCAGCATGCCAAAGTTGCAGAAGAAGCTGTCTCAG GCTGGGAGAATGCTGAAAATGAAGTACTCTCTTTAAAGCAACAGCTTGAGGCTGCCAAGAAGAAAAACTCAGCTCTTGAAGATCGTGCCTGTCATCTTGATGGAGCACTGAAGGAATGTGTGAGGCAGCTTAGACAAGCGAGAGAAGAGCAAGAGCAGAAGATCAATGAAGTTGTTGCAAAGAAAACTCATGAATGGGAATCTGCAAAGTCTGAGCTTGAGAGACAGCTTGTTGAACTTCAGGTTCAACTTCAGGGTGCTAAAGCTGAAACTACTGCCTCAGTTGGTTCTGATCTTCGCCCAAAGCTTGAGGCTGCAGAAAAAGAGAACTCAGCCCTCCAACTTGAGCTCCTTTCTCGGCTGGAGGAGATAGAAATCAGGATTATGGAGAGAGACTTGAGCACGCAAGCTGCTGAAACAGCCAGCAAACAACATTTAGAAAGCATTAAGAAGGTGGCCAAGCTTGAAGCTGAGTGCCGCAGGCTAAAAGCCATGGCTCGTAAAGCTTCCCTTGGTAACGATCACAAGTCGTTTTCTGCCTCAAATTGTGTAGAATCTTTTGCAGATAGCCAGTCAGACTGTGGGGAAAGGCTACTGGCAGTTGAAACTGATATGTGCAAAATTAGTGGCTTGGATCCTAATGAATGTGAACCAAACCGTTCTGACTCATGGGCATTAACTCTAGTCTCGGAATTTGATCATTTGAAGAACGAGAAGGTTCTCAGAAGAAACCTTATGGTCCCTTCAATAGAAATAAATCTCATGGATGATTTCCTTGAAATGGAAAGGCTTGTGGCAATGCCAGATACAGAAAGTGGCAGCTATTGCCTTGAGACAGGGCTTGCTGTGGATCAAGTCAATGCTGGTGAAAGCCATATAAAAGCTGAACTCGAAGCCATGATTGACAGGACTGCTGAACTGGAGGAAAAGTTGGAGAAGTTAGTGGCAGAAAAAGaggaatttaagatggctttaGCTGAATGTCAAAAGCAGTTTGAGACATCACGGGGTCAGCTAAGAGAAGCAGAGCTGAAATTGGTGGAACTACAGACTCAGTTAGCTCTCGCGGACAAATTAAAGCAGGCTACAGATCAAGAAGTAAAGGCCACCCAAACAAAGCGGGAAACAGCAGAGTCGCAACTCAGAATTGTTGAAGCTGAGGTCAAATTCTTGCTTTTGAAAGTTAGTTCATCAGAAGAAGAGGTTGAGAAGGAGCGTGCTTTGTCTGCTGAAAATGTGGCCAAGTGTCAGAAATTGGAGGATGAACTTTTAAGAATCAAAAGAGAAGCTGAGATCTACCGTGATACAGAGCTGCGGTTAGTGAAAAGCAATGATGGTGAATTGAAGATGAAGCAG GAGAAGGAGCTTGCTGTGGCTGCTAGTAAATTTGCAGAGTGCCAAAAAACGATAGCATCGCTAGGCCAGCAGCTGAGGTCTCTTGCAACACTGGAAGACTTCCTGACTGACTCTGAGAAGCCACTAGAACTCACAGGTGAGGGAACTAATGGTCTCAAAAACGGCAGAGAACCATTGAAATTGTAA
- the LOC121250052 gene encoding filament-like plant protein 3 isoform X2, which produces MDRRSWLWRRKSSEKSPGETESSGSLSSHSERFSDEQAYPSQSTQSPEVTSKSANNDEEVNNSVKTLTEKLSAALLNISAKEELVKQHAKVAEEAVSGWENAENEVLSLKQQLEAAKKKNSALEDRACHLDGALKECVRQLRQAREEQEQKINEVVAKKTHEWESAKSELERQLVELQVQLQGAKAETTASVGSDLRPKLEAAEKENSALQLELLSRLEEIEIRIMERDLSTQAAETASKQHLESIKKVAKLEAECRRLKAMARKASLGNDHKSFSASNCVESFADSQSDCGERLLAVETDMCKISGLDPNECEPNRSDSWALTLVSEFDHLKNEKVLRRNLMVPSIEINLMDDFLEMERLVAMPDTESGSYCLETGLAVDQVNAGESHIKAELEAMIDRTAELEEKLEKLVAEKEEFKMALAECQKQFETSRGQLREAELKLVELQTQLALADKLKQATDQEVKATQTKRETAESQLRIVEAEVKFLLLKVSSSEEEVEKERALSAENVAKCQKLEDELLRIKREAEIYRDTELRLVKSNDGELKMKQEKELAVAASKFAECQKTIASLGQQLRSLATLEDFLTDSEKPLELTVSQISLM; this is translated from the exons ATGGACCGGCGGAGCTGGCTATGGCGAAGGAAGTCTTCAGAGAAGAGTCCCGGAGAGACCGAAAGCTCAGGATCGTTATCTTCTCATTCTGAAAGGTTCTCTGACGAGCAG GCATATCCATCTCAAAGTACCCAATCACCGGAAGTCACATCTAAATCTGCAAACAATGATGAAGAAGTTAACAATAGTGTGAAGACCTTAACGGAGAAATTATCTGCTGCTCTTCTAAACATTAGTGCCAAAGAAGAATTGGTAAAGCAGCATGCCAAAGTTGCAGAAGAAGCTGTCTCAG GCTGGGAGAATGCTGAAAATGAAGTACTCTCTTTAAAGCAACAGCTTGAGGCTGCCAAGAAGAAAAACTCAGCTCTTGAAGATCGTGCCTGTCATCTTGATGGAGCACTGAAGGAATGTGTGAGGCAGCTTAGACAAGCGAGAGAAGAGCAAGAGCAGAAGATCAATGAAGTTGTTGCAAAGAAAACTCATGAATGGGAATCTGCAAAGTCTGAGCTTGAGAGACAGCTTGTTGAACTTCAGGTTCAACTTCAGGGTGCTAAAGCTGAAACTACTGCCTCAGTTGGTTCTGATCTTCGCCCAAAGCTTGAGGCTGCAGAAAAAGAGAACTCAGCCCTCCAACTTGAGCTCCTTTCTCGGCTGGAGGAGATAGAAATCAGGATTATGGAGAGAGACTTGAGCACGCAAGCTGCTGAAACAGCCAGCAAACAACATTTAGAAAGCATTAAGAAGGTGGCCAAGCTTGAAGCTGAGTGCCGCAGGCTAAAAGCCATGGCTCGTAAAGCTTCCCTTGGTAACGATCACAAGTCGTTTTCTGCCTCAAATTGTGTAGAATCTTTTGCAGATAGCCAGTCAGACTGTGGGGAAAGGCTACTGGCAGTTGAAACTGATATGTGCAAAATTAGTGGCTTGGATCCTAATGAATGTGAACCAAACCGTTCTGACTCATGGGCATTAACTCTAGTCTCGGAATTTGATCATTTGAAGAACGAGAAGGTTCTCAGAAGAAACCTTATGGTCCCTTCAATAGAAATAAATCTCATGGATGATTTCCTTGAAATGGAAAGGCTTGTGGCAATGCCAGATACAGAAAGTGGCAGCTATTGCCTTGAGACAGGGCTTGCTGTGGATCAAGTCAATGCTGGTGAAAGCCATATAAAAGCTGAACTCGAAGCCATGATTGACAGGACTGCTGAACTGGAGGAAAAGTTGGAGAAGTTAGTGGCAGAAAAAGaggaatttaagatggctttaGCTGAATGTCAAAAGCAGTTTGAGACATCACGGGGTCAGCTAAGAGAAGCAGAGCTGAAATTGGTGGAACTACAGACTCAGTTAGCTCTCGCGGACAAATTAAAGCAGGCTACAGATCAAGAAGTAAAGGCCACCCAAACAAAGCGGGAAACAGCAGAGTCGCAACTCAGAATTGTTGAAGCTGAGGTCAAATTCTTGCTTTTGAAAGTTAGTTCATCAGAAGAAGAGGTTGAGAAGGAGCGTGCTTTGTCTGCTGAAAATGTGGCCAAGTGTCAGAAATTGGAGGATGAACTTTTAAGAATCAAAAGAGAAGCTGAGATCTACCGTGATACAGAGCTGCGGTTAGTGAAAAGCAATGATGGTGAATTGAAGATGAAGCAG GAGAAGGAGCTTGCTGTGGCTGCTAGTAAATTTGCAGAGTGCCAAAAAACGATAGCATCGCTAGGCCAGCAGCTGAGGTCTCTTGCAACACTGGAAGACTTCCTGACTGACTCTGAGAAGCCACTAGAACTCACAG TGTCTCAAATATCATTGATGTGA